In the genome of Parus major isolate Abel chromosome 3, Parus_major1.1, whole genome shotgun sequence, the window TGGAATTATGGCCTTTGAAAGGAGTCTGATCCTTAGGAGCTGCTGAAGAAACCTGATACTGAGTCCTATTCAATGTGCTATATCTAGAGTTGCCATTTTTTCTTGGTATTCCGTGAGTAGTCATAAATAGCAATGCAAACACAGTATCtttgaaacagtattttatttttggaaaaatgaaattatgtatttgttttaataagCTATGTAAGTACTTACATGTTGTCAATTTTGGTACTGTTCCCTTTTAAATGAGGATTGAATTTAAAAGcaaggggagaggagggaataaccttcattttaaaaaggacTTTTACAGGATACtgcatgttttatattttaagggTTATTTTGAAAGCTGCAACATCCATAGAAACAGGATAGCAGGCTTTGAAGTGAAAGCATATGCCAACCCAACAGTTGTGCGGTGTGAAATCCATCACGGCCAGACTGGAGGAATCTATGTGcatgaaaaaggaagaggaCAATTCATAGAGAACAAAATCTATGCAAACAATTTTGCAGGTGTTTGGATTACCTCAAACAGTGACCCAACAATAAGGTATTGTTTtccttattattattttactatgTAGAAGAAGAGGATTTGGTGGGGATGGGATAGGTGcactttaatttaatttaattatgagGAGCTGTAAATGCTCCTGTATACGtagaaataaaattgctttgttCAGttgaactgcatttttaatttatgtgtGCACTTAGAGGTAAGTCTTTCTCAAAGCAACAGAACAtaagttctttattttaaatctgaatgGGGTACAGGCCTGGCCACTGCATACATATGTGATACTGTACAGTGTATTCTAATAACTTCataatgttgattttttttcctaggggcaatgcaatttttaatggaaatcaAGGTGGTGTTTATATCTTTGGTGATGGAAGAGGCCTTATTGAAGGAAATGACATTTATGGTAAGCTGATTTTCTTGCTGCATATtgattttttgagaaaaatgaatGTGGAAGTTGTATTAAATAACACTTTTGTTGACAGGTAATGCATTAGCAGGAATACAGATTCGAACAAACAGCTGTCCCATCGTTCGACACAACAAGATTCACGATGGTCAACATGGAGGAATTTATGTAGTAAGTGCAGCCTAGGACTTAGGGCCTAGGCACAGACTTGTGTTCAGTTTTACAAATGTTGGGGAAAATGTACCCTATGTGAAATGTTTGTGCTTAAAATACTTGAGCTGCTTATTTTATAAACCACGTTCATGATAACCAACTGAAGCTGGTGCTACTGTTTAAAAGATGAAGGCTTTTATGAATGCCACTAAATTATTCCTATTacagagtaaaatatttaaaatgggaTAGATTACAGAATTTTATTGTTGCTTGGTTGAAAGCTTTTTGAAGTCTTAGTTTTTGTAGTAGTAtgtcataatttaaaaaaaaaaaaaaaacctgttcagCTCTTTTGCAGTGTAATGTGTTTACCAGTAAcctcagatatttttatttttttttactgccttCAGGATGATAGAAATTGCAATTGTTGTActgaaaaagtggaaaataaagcacaatTCCCAACGTGTGCAAGGGCTCTGCTAACTGAACTGAAAGAGCTGTCAGGTTCCCTTAAGCAATAccagattttcagaaatatgtCTGTCTTTCTGCCAAAGGTTATCTAAGGTCCAGCTAATACTGCAAGTGTGCAGCTTCATCTCTTCATTGAGTAAATTTAACCAGAACAGCTTCTTCCCCTGACTGAGAAAATGGTTATTTGACCTCTGAGCCCAGACATGTGGTGGGGATGGTGACCTTCAGAGCCATGCCagctttttgtctttctggGGGACACAGCTGGGTGTAGGTTTAAGAACCACGAGCCAGGGCTTTCATGTGAGtgcacagcactggggaggcACCTCTCCTACCAACAGCCAGCCAGACATTTACAAATACCACTGCAGAGCCTTGAAACAGAATGATTTACATGCAGGGTGTTCTTTGTGTCATGGCAAATATTCAAAATCATGATatgctgttatttaaaaaaaaaaaaaaaaaaagcaaaaaagctgaCTCAAATGGAAAGGAATTACTTTGCTACAGTAAAGAAGCCAGGGGTGGGTGGGATGGgtacaggaggaaaaagagtaTTGGTGATGGGCAGGCTTTCTTAACTCTTAAACTGTCTTGTATTTAGCATGAAAAAGGACAAGGTGTGATTGAGGAAAATGAAGTTTACAGCAATACATTGGCTGGAGTCTGGGTGACAACAGGGAGCACTCCAGTCTTGAGGAGAAACAGAATACACAGTGGGAAACAAGTGAGTTTTGCTCTGTGGTTACAAGGGGGCCACAGAAAAGAAAGTCCTGTGGTTTTGTGCCTCATTACTTTGGAACTAATAATATAATTCTTGATGTGTTAGGttggagtttatttttatgacaATGGACATGGCGTTTTAGAAGACAATGACATCTATAATCACATGTACTCAGGGGTTCAGATAAGGTAacatttattctgattttatgcCAAAACAGACGTAGCTTGTTATGTGCTCTATTGTGTCTTTTTAGCTGTTCTTGtcattttgtttataaaaataactttttgtgAAATCTAATACATCTGAACACCCTCTGCTTTAACCTACAAGAGAGTTACCACAAATACAGCCTGGGTATTGACTGGAATGTGTGGCTCTTGAAGTCTATAAAGCTAAAATACGTTTGCGTGTTTGGAAAGAGCTGTATTTTACTAAGATTTTTAAGCAGTGAGATCCATGGGGCACTTTTTTAGACTTGTTTGAGATGCTTGGCCTTGGGATATAGTAAATGACtataaattacttatttttaatgacttttaaatGACTTCTTTGTTTACATTTCACTCTAGAACTGGAAGCAACCCCAAAATTAGACGCAACAAGATCTGGGGGGGTCAGAATGGTGGTATTCTTGTCTATAATTctggtaggtttttttttcatgtttatccAGAATTGTTTGTGTTCTGTGGTGTTATATTATCTTCTCATTTATTACACtttttgattttacttttttccacCCTTCCTTGAATTTTAGGGCTTGGATTTATAGAAGACAATGAAATTTTTGATAATGCAATGGCTGGTGTATGGATTAAAACAGACAGTAATCCTACactaagaagaaataaaatccatgaTGGAAGAGATGGAGGCATCTGTATATTTAATGGGGGAAGAGGTAACTTCTCCTCTTACTGTTTTTCACTGAATGTTCTGGATAAGCGTTAAATTTCAGTTtaagcagtgtttttttttaaagtgctctTTAGAAACATAGCTCTTGTCTTCCAAAGTGATAAAATAGTTATAGCGAACATACCCTAATGCTTTTTAGCCTTAATTACATTAGTAATACTGAAGTCTGTGGGAGGCAGAGAGGTAATTAATCTCATCCAAGATAAATGTTAGATTGCTGCTTAGGACAGTACTTTTATCCCATTTGCTTTTGTAAGGTGTTGAATTCAATTTGTGTAGTCAAAATCATGCACCTGAGCAGTTTAGGTTCTGCCAGAGTGTTCAAgattcaggagaaaaaaccaCACAGATCTTTAAGGAATCTTTTGCATACTTGTAAATTCAGAAGTGGTCCCTGTCTGAAATCCCCTGACTCTTGTGTGTCCTGATATCAGCTTCTGATATTCTTTAGATAATCACTTGTGCTTCGTGAGCTTTAATTTTAAGTCAGTGGTTTAAAGTAATCCTGTCCTATAACAAAAAATGCTTGGCTTTGGCAGTCTGCTCATGTTAGAATACAAGAAGAGAGAGGTgttacaaaaattaaagaaaaatttggaaagcagaaagactTAGTTTTCTGTAGTGGTGCCTATGATCGCAAATTCCATGCTGTGTACTGAAAAAATACACTTCCAAAATTATACACTGAGAACTACTTTAAACTGGTATCACTGATGTCAGTGCTACTGGTGCATGTTCTCCAAATGAAAGGAATTATTAGCAGGATTATGACATATAAGATCCTTTGGAAAGATTCCATAGGAAGGTTACAGGTCAGGAAGTGCTCTCGAGCTCAAATGTAACATTTGTTGGTCTGTCATAGGTCTTCTGGAAGAGAATGATATCTTCAGGAATGCACAAGCTGGTGTTCTTATTAGCACCAATAGCCACCCTGTGCTAAGGAAAAACCGAATATTCGATGGGTTTGCTGCAGGTTTGTGTTGTTTAAATCTAATTTGGAAGCTTGGAGTGAGCTCTTCAGAAAGCTTTCGCTGAGTTTCTCTACCCCATGGTGtttagacattttaaaaaagactggGATATCCTTCAGTGTATTCCAGAAGTCATTTGGGAATTCAGAATTGTAGTCAGGGTGTATTTTCAGCAGTCTTGGAATTACAGCATGTTAGGAACTGACACATACTctgtcttcacatttttttgtgaaatacttttcattattttgttttagagGCAATTGGTAAAGTTGTCTAGGACATATTCATAGTTGATGTGCTGGATGCTGGTACGAATATCTTGTCACTGCTTTAAAACCTAGGAAACGGAGCAAATACACATTTAAAGATATTTGAATTGCATCTCAAGTTCAACTTTCTCACTCCACAAAGTTGAAAACTtgtaaaaatgaatgtttcttTCTCCAAAAGAGATGAAGAATGTTTAACAGTGATTTTTTGCAATTTTACTGTTTAATCATCACAGTTTCATACGTCTTGCATTCCATTCCATTTCAACTAAAATTGCATTCTTGAGTTTTCTCCCatctttctttcagaagaagCAAGTTTTCTGAGAAGAGCCTCTAAAGGTGTTGTTTCAGTGTGGTGGGGGGGAAGGATAGGTTGCTGTCAAGAGCAGTCCCGGACAAATGACTTGGAAGACACGGGTTACTGATAAAAGCTAAGAATTAAAGAAATGAATTTTAGGTGCCCACCTTGagaacttttttaaaaagatatttttaaaagggtaaGGTATGTGCACAAGAACTTTCAAATGTTCATGAAGATGACAGCTCTAAGCACCCAAAAATCATATCccctttgaaaataaacatgatCATAGTACCATTTTATTATCAGATAAACTAAGAGAGTGTTGTTCCTCCCAGAAACCGTGCATGCCAGCTGTAGCTCTTTGAAAGGATTCAACAACAGCTTTTGAACCTCAGTTTTGTAACAAATTACAGTACATTTTTGTAGccatgttatttttctttcttccccttgaGTTTATgatggcttaaaaaaaatcccaaccaaccAACCGAGCTGTAGATTATGAGCGCAGTACAAATGCACAACCACCAGGGATTTAACTTTGCcactctcttttctctcctctctccccctgACCCACTAAAGGTATTGAAATAACAAATCACGCGACTGCAACATTAGAAGGCAATCAGATTTTCAACAACCGCTTTGGAGGTTTATTTCTAGCATCTGGTGTCAATGTCACGATGAAAGGTGAGCCTGAGTCCTCCTGGTTTGTGTTTGGTCACTTGTTTAGTGCTGGGTCTTGGGTACATGGAACTCTTTGTGGCTCACAGCTGGTACCACCTTAAGCACAGTTGTGACTAAGTTTCAGCTGAAGGTAATGAGCCACACTAAGCTGTGTTAAGATTTTTAGACAAACAGATGCATTCAAGGGTAACTTAAAGTTTTGTTGTCATATTAAAACTCTGTGATCAGCTCTTCTGTCTCAAAATTCCTTCTGAACTGGTTCCTGATCTTTGGCCCATCTCATAATCCAGTTCTGAGTTAGTACAATGCAAAGTCTTTATCTCTCATATCAAAAAACAAATGTCCAGTAAAGACACATGCATCACTTGACTTAAAGGATCTAAAAGCATGAACATTCACAAttccaaacactttttttctcagaaaatatgAACAGTTCACATACATAAAATTCCCTTGTATAGTGGGGAAGTGTGCATGAGACAGGATCCTATTGGATGAGATGAGAATGATGGTTTGAAAGCCAGATAGCTCCAGGAGGTTATTcaaaaaaaaggttgttttcAGGATTTTTACATACTTGCCTGTAGCTCTTAAACCCTTTCCTGGGGATGATTTGTGCCTCTTAAAAAACAAGCTCTGGCTCCCTACTTCCAAGCACCTGGACTTCCTGATGACATCACTCTGTGCTCTGATGCTGCTGGGAGTGGGCAAAACTTTTTGAGGTGCACTTTGGGATTAGACAGATGATCAGGTAGTTGAGTAACAGAGGGATTAACAAATTTGCTCTGCCTTGGACACATCTTATACTGGAGTTGGTATTGGAGCTGGTCAGACCTAATTTCTACTTTCATTGTGTGGAAAGTGGATTCCTAAACTTTCCTGGGGAAAGAGtcatccttttcctctttctaagGGATGTGTAAAAGGCCTTATGGTAAATGTGAGGCATTCAAACATTGGGTTTCAGGCTCCTCAGCAGAAAACTTACACCTGCTAGGAAAGCTTGTGTGTGTCTAAGCATTCAACAGCCAAGTTCAAAAAGAGTATTTAAATGGAGGCTATCAGGTATTTTATGCCAGGTGTGCAAAGAGGAACAGTGTTACTTGCTTCAGGAATGCATGGCACACTGGGCATGTGGGCATTGAGGATTTCATATTCTTAAATGCCAGAATTGAAATGCAGGTATACAACTAACTGTTTCAAATGGGCCCTTTGCTTCAATgcctcaagaaaaaaaaagaaaaaaaaaaagaaaaaaaaaaaaaggtcattgAGCCAGATGTGATTAgtcctggatttttttccccccaacagATAACAAAATTATGAACAATCAAGATGCCATAGAAAAAGCTGTCAGTAGAGGCCAGTGTTTATATAAGATCTCAAGCTACACCAGCTACCCGATGCATGACTTCTACAGGTAACAGGTTCTTTCCCATCACCTATAGTAAGGCTTTCCAATAAACCCCCTTTCTCTTCCAGCAAGGCCCCTAGAACAGTTGCTGGGTGTCAGTGAACACACAAATGTGtgcttttcctcagctgcaACAGAAGAGGATTTAACAAGTTCCCATTTCCTGGAATTGGCTTTGGGCTTGAGGAAAAGATTGTTTCTGTGAACCTGAGCCCAAGGGGTTGCACAGCTCGACTGTGTTTGTGACACAAGTAACAAAAAGTGTGCTGTGAAATCCAAGTTTGTGTAAAATTCTCAAACTTTACAGTCCTGTGCACCCTCTTTCCTTCAGTGCATTTGTGGCCCTCCAGCCTCCTGGAACACTTCCCTTGAGAGCTGGTCAGGTTTTAGCTCCTGCCTAAcgtgctgcttttccctccagaTGTCACACCTGCAACACCACAGACCGTAACGCCATCTGTGTGAACTGCATCAAGAAGTGCCATCAAGGACACGACGTAGAATTCATTAGACATGATAGGTACGTTTCCAGCCAGGGCATGggggctgctcccagagcaggagggaatggCCACTAAGAGCTGTCTCTCTGTGTTGTAGGTTTTTCTGTGACTGTGGTGCTGGAACACTGTCCAATCCTTGTACGCTCGCCGGAGAGCCTACACACGATACAGATACACTATATGACTCTGCTCCACCTATAGAATCTAATACATTGCAGCACAACTGAattccttttcagaaagaaagtcCTGCCATTCTAATATCATAActattaaaactttttttttggaggaagTTACACTTGCCcatttctgcagaaagagaCTGTATTAAAGCGGATGTGTGAGGTGTTGACACTATGGAGCTCAACCTACCAAAAAAGAAAGTGGCAATATGTTGACTCAGGATAACAGAACTGGGCGTTTTAGCATTACTGTGTAAACAAAGACTTTGAAGGGacagaagtgaagaaaaataagctgCAATTTTGTACAGATACCAACTTCTGAGAGCTGGTGTTTTTACAAGTAGCATTGAAACGCAGTCCAATTTGCAGTAGTACTATTCTGTAGACAAGCAGCATTCTTTGTTGCTGCCTTTATGGACATGGGTACCAATTGCTTTTGTAACATGGTAAAAATGTGAGCTAgcacttctgcatttcttttgattttttaacatttattcaGATTgagaaatatgattttaatgCTTTAATCTCATGTAGTTTGTTTCTaatttcaagcaaaaaaatcttattGTACTTGAATGTGTCCTGTTTTGTTAGCACACCTAGACTTGCTGTAACTGTACTCATGTCCCAGTATGTACGTTCTTTctatgaaagagaaaacactaATCTTAAATTATATCCAGCAATTTTTCTGGTGTCCTCTGAAGTTAGAATAatctcctcccctgccccagcaatAGTCTGTACTCAAACCACCctaacaaaagaaagaaaagcaagtgtTTTAATGAGACTTCCTAGACTATAATGCACTATAAAACAAAGTACCCATGTAACTAAGTTTTGTGAAAGAAATTTTACTATGTTTTAAAGTACACAGTAGAAAGTCTCCTCAAAACAGTCTTGTACTTTACTCTGTTCATAGTTTTTTTTGAACAGTCTGGACATTACTTACATAACCTGCTGGAAATCACAGCAATTTCCTGCTCTAATGAAGCTGAGACAAGTATATATACAGCCCTATACAGTTTCATagcttttttccatttatgtGTATTGGTGACAGTGGGTAATCAACAGCCTGAAAGTGTATGCATGTACCATAACATCTAGACTTAATATATTGTGGAGTACTCAATAACCATTATGTAGAGGGTAGGTATGAATTAAAGGGTTTAATTTCCTAGGAAAGACAATGGAAAAAtggtcatttttaaaaaataaagtttattagATCATAATGTTGTCTGCTCCCACCTTCTTGAGAAACCCATGTGAGTTCCTAAAGCCGGCTGATCATCGCCATGAGTTTCTGAAGGGCGTTTGCATCAGTGTTCGTTCCATCCACCACCTGGCACAGGTACCTGAGGGAAACAACCACCTTTACTGA includes:
- the FBXO11 gene encoding F-box only protein 11 isoform X1: MNSVRAANRRPRRVSRPRPVQQQQQERNNAAAAAGDRDDDVPADMVAEESGPGAQNSPYQLRRKTLLPKRTACPTKSSMEGASTSATENFGHRAKRARVSGKSQDLSAAPAEQYLQEKLPDEVVLKIFSYLLEQDLCRAACVCKRFSELANDPILWKRLYMEVFEYTRPMMHPEPGKFYQINPEEYEHPNPWKESFQQLYKGAHVKPGFAEHFYSNPTRYKGRENMLYYDTIEDALGGVQEAHFDGLIFVHSGIYTDEWIYIESPITMIGAAPGKVADKVIIENTRDSTFVFMEGSEDAYVGYMTIRFNPDDKSAQHHNAHHCLEITVNCSPIIDHCIIRSTCTVGSAVCVSGQGACPTIKHCNISDCENVGLYITDHAQGIYEDNEISNNALAGIWVKNHGNPIIRRNHIHHGRDVGVFTFDHGMGYFESCNIHRNRIAGFEVKAYANPTVVRCEIHHGQTGGIYVHEKGRGQFIENKIYANNFAGVWITSNSDPTIRGNAIFNGNQGGVYIFGDGRGLIEGNDIYGNALAGIQIRTNSCPIVRHNKIHDGQHGGIYVHEKGQGVIEENEVYSNTLAGVWVTTGSTPVLRRNRIHSGKQVGVYFYDNGHGVLEDNDIYNHMYSGVQIRTGSNPKIRRNKIWGGQNGGILVYNSGLGFIEDNEIFDNAMAGVWIKTDSNPTLRRNKIHDGRDGGICIFNGGRGLLEENDIFRNAQAGVLISTNSHPVLRKNRIFDGFAAGIEITNHATATLEGNQIFNNRFGGLFLASGVNVTMKDNKIMNNQDAIEKAVSRGQCLYKISSYTSYPMHDFYRCHTCNTTDRNAICVNCIKKCHQGHDVEFIRHDRFFCDCGAGTLSNPCTLAGEPTHDTDTLYDSAPPIESNTLQHN
- the FBXO11 gene encoding F-box only protein 11 isoform X2 produces the protein MNSVRAANRRPRRVSRPRPVQQQQQERNNAAAAAGDRDDDVPADMVAEESGPGAQNSPYQLRRKTLLPKRTACPTKSSMEGASTSATENFGHRAKRARVSGKSQDLSAPAEQYLQEKLPDEVVLKIFSYLLEQDLCRAACVCKRFSELANDPILWKRLYMEVFEYTRPMMHPEPGKFYQINPEEYEHPNPWKESFQQLYKGAHVKPGFAEHFYSNPTRYKGRENMLYYDTIEDALGGVQEAHFDGLIFVHSGIYTDEWIYIESPITMIGAAPGKVADKVIIENTRDSTFVFMEGSEDAYVGYMTIRFNPDDKSAQHHNAHHCLEITVNCSPIIDHCIIRSTCTVGSAVCVSGQGACPTIKHCNISDCENVGLYITDHAQGIYEDNEISNNALAGIWVKNHGNPIIRRNHIHHGRDVGVFTFDHGMGYFESCNIHRNRIAGFEVKAYANPTVVRCEIHHGQTGGIYVHEKGRGQFIENKIYANNFAGVWITSNSDPTIRGNAIFNGNQGGVYIFGDGRGLIEGNDIYGNALAGIQIRTNSCPIVRHNKIHDGQHGGIYVHEKGQGVIEENEVYSNTLAGVWVTTGSTPVLRRNRIHSGKQVGVYFYDNGHGVLEDNDIYNHMYSGVQIRTGSNPKIRRNKIWGGQNGGILVYNSGLGFIEDNEIFDNAMAGVWIKTDSNPTLRRNKIHDGRDGGICIFNGGRGLLEENDIFRNAQAGVLISTNSHPVLRKNRIFDGFAAGIEITNHATATLEGNQIFNNRFGGLFLASGVNVTMKDNKIMNNQDAIEKAVSRGQCLYKISSYTSYPMHDFYRCHTCNTTDRNAICVNCIKKCHQGHDVEFIRHDRFFCDCGAGTLSNPCTLAGEPTHDTDTLYDSAPPIESNTLQHN
- the FBXO11 gene encoding F-box only protein 11 isoform X3 encodes the protein MVAEESGPGAQNSPYQLRRKTLLPKRTACPTKSSMEGASTSATENFGHRAKRARVSGKSQDLSAAPAEQYLQEKLPDEVVLKIFSYLLEQDLCRAACVCKRFSELANDPILWKRLYMEVFEYTRPMMHPEPGKFYQINPEEYEHPNPWKESFQQLYKGAHVKPGFAEHFYSNPTRYKGRENMLYYDTIEDALGGVQEAHFDGLIFVHSGIYTDEWIYIESPITMIGAAPGKVADKVIIENTRDSTFVFMEGSEDAYVGYMTIRFNPDDKSAQHHNAHHCLEITVNCSPIIDHCIIRSTCTVGSAVCVSGQGACPTIKHCNISDCENVGLYITDHAQGIYEDNEISNNALAGIWVKNHGNPIIRRNHIHHGRDVGVFTFDHGMGYFESCNIHRNRIAGFEVKAYANPTVVRCEIHHGQTGGIYVHEKGRGQFIENKIYANNFAGVWITSNSDPTIRGNAIFNGNQGGVYIFGDGRGLIEGNDIYGNALAGIQIRTNSCPIVRHNKIHDGQHGGIYVHEKGQGVIEENEVYSNTLAGVWVTTGSTPVLRRNRIHSGKQVGVYFYDNGHGVLEDNDIYNHMYSGVQIRTGSNPKIRRNKIWGGQNGGILVYNSGLGFIEDNEIFDNAMAGVWIKTDSNPTLRRNKIHDGRDGGICIFNGGRGLLEENDIFRNAQAGVLISTNSHPVLRKNRIFDGFAAGIEITNHATATLEGNQIFNNRFGGLFLASGVNVTMKDNKIMNNQDAIEKAVSRGQCLYKISSYTSYPMHDFYRCHTCNTTDRNAICVNCIKKCHQGHDVEFIRHDRFFCDCGAGTLSNPCTLAGEPTHDTDTLYDSAPPIESNTLQHN